The genomic window CACTTGTCGCCGTTCACGACGTACTCGTCGCCGTCGCGGGTGATGCTGGACTGGATGTTCGTCGCGTCGCTTGAGGCGACGTCGGGTTCGGTCATGGAGAACGCGCTGCGGATCTCGCCGTTCAGCAGCGGGATCAGCCACTGCTCCTGCTGTTCGGGCGTGCCGTAGCGGGCCAGGACCTCCATGTTCCCGGTGTCGGGCGCGGAGCAGTTGAACACCTCGGGCGCCCACCACACGCGGCCCATGACCTCGCACAGGCCCGCGTACTCCAGGTTCGACAGGCCCGGTCCGAACGTCCCGTCCGGGTCGCTGGCGGGCGGCAGGAACAGGTTCCACAGGCCCTCGGCGCGCGCCTTCGGCTTCAGCTCGTCGATGATCGGAAGGTGCTCCCAGCGGTTCCCCGAGTCGATCTGCCGGGCGACCTCGGCCTCGTTGGGGTAGATGTGCGCGTCCATGAACGCGGTGAGGCGCGCGTGCAGGTCACGGGCGCGGGGGGACACGTCAAACATCGTCATAGGGGGACCTCCTCGGGGGTCAGGGGGCGGAAGCTGGCCTCGTCACCGTCGATGCCCAGCAGGAAGTCTCGGTAGCCCCGCCCAGACTCGCCTCGCAGGATCAGGCCCAGCGACATCAGGCCATCCAGCACCGCCTCGGCGCGCTCCAGCAGCTCCGGGTCGGGATCCTCGGCGAGTTGCCGGGCGAGGCGGGCATCCTCGTCGAACAGCGGGCGGTACGGGTCGAAGGCGGGCGAGGCGACGAAGGTGCCCGCCACGGCGAACATCTCCGTGTCGGTGACGGTCAGGGTGCCGAGCACCTCCCCGGTCGTGGGGCGTTCCAGCGTGTAGCGGGTGCCGATCTTCATGGCACGTCCGCGCGGGCGATGGTGCCCAGCGCCGTGGCGACGAGTTTCTCCTGACCGTCCTGCGCGGCGTAGAGGTCGCAGCGGGTCACGGCCTGCCGTTTCCCGGCGCTGAGCACGCTGCCGCGCCCGATGAGGGTGTCGCCCTGCGCGGGCCGCAGGAAGTTGATCTTGAATTCACTGGTCAGGACGCTGGGTCCCAGCGCGGCGGCCCCCATGAACGTGAGGGTGATGTCCGCCAGCGTCGCCTGGAGCCCGCCGTGCGCGAAGCCGTGATGCTGCGTCAGGTCGGGTCGCAGGGCGAGGCGCACCTCGACCGCGTCGGGGGTGAAACGGGTCGCGCGGGCGCCCACGAGGGTACTGAACGGCTGGGCGTCCAGCACGCCCTGCGCCATGGACAGCATGTCGGCGGGGGCGGTCATGGGGTCTCCGGGGGCAGGTCGTACACGGTGACGGGCACGCCGTGCGCAGCCAGTTCCTGCTCGATGATCGGTTCGATGACGGCCCAGTCCCCGCCGGCCACGCCTGCACCGATGCGGGGCATGTGGACGCTGGCCTGGGTGCGCTGCGCCTCGGTGCGGACGCGGCTCAATCCGGCGCGGATGGCCTCGTAGCGCACGGGCGGCACGGCGGTGGGGCGGTTCTTGCGGGCGATGTCGTGCTGCCCGATCAGGTTGGCGACCGTCAGATCGTCCCGGACGGGCACGAACTGCACCTCGCCCAGCGCGTACGGCTGATCGGTCTCACCGGCTGCCCAGGCCTTGAAGGCCCGCTCGGGTTCCGGATGGAGCTTCGACAGGGCCAGCACGAAGCCGCGTCCCCACGCGCCGATGTCGTTGCAGACGTGGACGAGGAGTTTGGGGCCGTCACCCTGCGGGTCGGTGGCGTCACCGGTCCGGTAGGTCAGCGGGGTCATGCGGGTCTCCCGATCCAGACGGTGCCGCGCCGCATCAGGTGCAGGGGGCCGTCCGGGGTCGACACGGTCCGGTGGGGTCGCCGGGCCAGGGACGGCCAGCGGGCCATGTCCCCGGCGTCCAGGGGTTCCTCGTCCGCGCCGGTCGTCCAGGTCAGGCGGGACAGTCGCTCGGCGAGGGGCGCGAACGCGTTCGGCAGGGGCTGCGTGGGGACGGGCGCGAACATCGTCTGGTACGTGGGGGCGCGGTCCTCGCGGGCCAGCACGACCTGGGAGTCCATGAAGTGGGGCCAGCACAGCCACACGGCCAGGAACGGCAGGTCCTCGCGGTCGCGCGTCTGGGCCTGCCAGCGGTCCAGGATGTCCAGCAGGCCTGTGAGCATCTGGCGGCGCAGCCACGCGGGCGGCTCGCGGCGCGGCAGGCGGTTCCACGGGTCGATCCACAGTTTCACGTAGTCCACGCCGCTGACGTTCAGGTGGGCCCAGTCGGGCGTGAGGTTCGCGGCGCGCCAGCGGGCCACCCGCCGCGCCTGGGCGCGCCGCCCGCGCACCTTGTGCCGGTTGCTGAGGCTCACAGGTAGACCCGGTAGACGCTCTCGGCGGTGCAGGCGGGTTTGTCCGAGCCGTCGATCTCGATGGTGTTCGCGACCGTGATCTGCACGAAGCCGCTGCCGGGTTCGGCGGACTGGAGCACGGCGCGGCTGCGGAGCCGCGCCCCGGCGCGGACGGGCGCGATGAAGCGCACGCGGTTCAGGCCGTAGTTGACGACCATCCGCGCGCCTTCGATGTGGGGGCTGCCGCCGAGGGTCATGAATTCCCCGGCCAGCAGCGAGAGGGTCAGGAAGCCGTGCGCGATGGTGCCGCCGAAGGGGCCCTGCGCGGCGCGTTCCGGGTCGACGTGGATGAACTGGTGGTCGCCCGTGGCGTCCGCGAACGCCTGGATGCGGTCCTGGGTGACCTCCACCCAGTCGGACAGCGCGACCTGCTGCCCGACGTGCGCGGCCAGTTCGTCCGGTCGGAGTCCGGCGGGGGCGGTCATACGACGCCGGCGCCGCCGTCCACGGCGATGTTCTGCCCGGTCATGTAGGCGCTGGCGTCGCTGGCGAGCAGCAGCGCGAGTCCCTTGAGGTCCTCGTCGGTGCCGAGGCGGTGCATGGGGGTGGATTCCAGGATGTTCTGCTCGCCGTACGCCAGGGTGCCCTTGGTCATCTTGGTGGGGAAATACCCGGGGCAGATGCTGTTCACGGTGACGCCCTTGTCGGCCATCTCGGCGGCCAGCGCGCGGGTGAAGTTCACGACGGCGCCCTTGCTGGTGTTGTACGCGACGGTGGGGGACATGCGGGGGTCGTTGCCCTGCAGCCCGGCGACGGACGCGACGTTCACGATGCGGCCCTTCCCGGCGGGGATCATGCAGCGTTTCAGGACGCTCTGGGTGATGAGGAACAGGCCGTTCACGTTGACGTTCATGACCTTCATCCACGCGTCGAGGGGGTGGTCGACGGTGGGGGCGCCCCAGGTGGCCCCGGCGTTGTTCACGAGGATGTCGATCGGGCCGACCTCGGCGTGAATTTGTTCGATCAGGGGGTCGATGGTGTCGAAGGCGCCCAGGTCGTTCGGGTAGACGTGCGCGGTGACGCCCAGGGCCGCGAGGTGGGTTTTCGCCTCGTCGAGTTCGTGGGCCTTGCGGGCGGTCAGGACGACGGTCGCGCCGTACTCGCCGAGGGCTTCGGCGATCTGGAGGCCGAGGCCGCGGCTGCCGCCGGTGATGAGGGCGACCTTGCCGGTCAGGTTGAACAGGTCTTTCAGGGCCATGCGGGGTGAACCTCCGGGTGAGGGGACGTGCGGGGGGGTTGAGGCCACCAGCATAGGCAGAAATGTACGTGAACGTCAATTTTGAACGCGAACGGACGCTACGGACAGGAGCGGGGTCAGGGCCGCCAGTCCAGGGTCGCCTCGCGCGCATCCTGCAGGCCCGCCACGTCCAGTTCCGCCCGCAGGCGGTACCGTCCCGCCGGGAGGCCGTCCAGCACCGGCAGGAACGGCTCGGCGCGCCGGACCTCGCCCGGCCACAGGATGACTTCGGGGCTGCCCGCGCACGCCTCGTCATCCCGCCGGACCGTCACGTCCCGCCCCCGCGTATCCAGCACCCGCAACCGGACCACGAAACAGTCCCAGTCCACCCGCACGGGCCAGCGCCCGGTGTTCACCACCCGCACGTCGGCCGCCAGGGCCCCCGCGCCGGGGAGGTGGGGCGGACGAACACACTCAGTCGAGAATCTCGGTCCACCTCTGCCGGCGTGACCGTCACCCCGCTGGGGTGCGCGGGCCTCCCGGGCGGCACGAGCACGCGGTTCAGCAGCGGATCGAACCGCCCGGCGCCGCCGACCTCCCGAAGAGCGGCCGAGTTCTGCGCCAGCGTGAAGCGCGCCATCCCCACCCTGAGCACCCCGGCGCGGGCGGCCGTTCGGGCCTCCTCGCCCAGCTGGTCGGTGGGCGGCCGGGCGCCCCCCGCTGACAGCACCGTCACGCGGGGACGCGCTCCGGCCACGTCCACCACCGTCCCCGCGAAGCCCGGCGGCTGCGCGGCCAGGGCGGTCCACTCGGGCGGCACGGCACTCCACCGCTGGGCCGCGACCGGCCCTCCTGAGAGCAGCAGGGCCAGCAGCAGTGGCGCGCAGCGGTTCACGTCTCCAGCGTACCCCCCGGACCCGGCTGCGGGCCGGGTGGGTTCAGTTGCTCTGGCCGGTGCGCAGGTGCCGGGCGGTGTTCATGGCGTCGCGCGCGCCGTCGAGGTACGGTTGCGCGTCCTGAACGATCCCCAGGTCACTGAGAAACAGGGCGGCCTGCATCATGCCGACCTCGGTGGCCTGGTCGGCGCTGTGCCCCTGGGCGTACATCAGGGTGGACCACATCGCGGCGACCTGCCGCACCATCGCGTACACCACACTGTCCATGTTGTCCCCTTCCCTGCCGCCTGCTGACCTGTCGGTCTCCGTTCAGCCTATCCGCGTTCCGGCGCGGCAATTGCGCCGGTGGACCTGTGGGGGCGCGGCCGGACGTGCATACTGTGAGGTCTGGGGCAGGTTCATTCCACTCGACTCCAGCGAGGAGCGATACATGTCCGCATCAACTGACCTGAGTTTCACCTGGGTGCCCGGCACCATGGACCGCGTTCGATTCACGCAGGGCGGACACGTCCACACCGTGTACCTGCGGGACGTGATCCGCCAGACCGTTCACAGTGACAGCGCCCTGTACCTCAAGGGCCGCGTGATCCTGCCGGTGACGGCCACGCATCTGGCCGACCTGATGGGCCGCCTGTCCCTGAACCGCGTGCGCAGCTCGCCACCGGCCTGAACGGGATCGTGGTGCCCTCATCCCCGTCGCCCCACCCGGGGCGGCCTGACCGAACGCACGTGGATCCGTCCCGTGCGTGCTTCTGTGCCGCTCCGCTGCGCGCCCATCCACACCGGCCGCCCCGCCGGCCAGCCGGAGGCGCGGCGTGACGTGCCGCGCCGAGGTCCTGGCGGCGGCCCGGTCCCTGAGCGGTGGGACGGCCGATGGCACGTTCTCCATTCAGGACGTCGTGCAGACCATGCGCACGCTGGGCACCCGGCACACGGACGCCGAGGTGCGGCTGCACGTGAGCACGGTGATGTGCCGCAACGCCACCGGAAAGCACCGGCTGAACGCGTCGTTCCACGACCTGGAACGCGTGTCGAGGGGCCGGTACCGCCTCATCCCGCCTGCCTGAGCCGGCGGGGGGCGCGGGTCACTGCACGGGCCGGGCGGGCTGGGTGACGGTCAGGCGCGCGCGGCTGCCTTCGGCGCGCAGGTCGTCACTGTGGGCGTGGACAAGCAGTTCCTGCCGGTTTCCATCGAGCGTGACGGTGTAGGTGACGTCGTGCCCCTTGAACTCCCGGGCCTGGATGGTCACCTCGGGCGCGGCCGCGTCGTCGGTGAAGCGCAGGTGTTCGGGGCGGACGCTGACCAGCACCGGCCCGCTGCGGGCCTCCTGCAGGGGAATGATGCCCAGCGCCGTGCGGGCCATGAGGCGGTCGGCGGTGCCGGACAGCAGGTTGCTGCGGCCCAGGAAGTTCGCGACGAAGGCGGTGCGGGGCCTCGTGTACACGTCGTGCGGCGTGCCGATCTGTTCGGCCTGCCCGGCGCGCATGAGGACGATCCGGTCGCTGAATGCCAGGGCCTCCTCCTGGTCGTGCGTGACGAGGATGGCGGTGGTCCCCGCGGCGCGCAGGATGCTGCGGATCTCCTGGCGGGTGGCGTGCCGAAGTTGCGCGTCGAGGTTGCTGAACGGTTCGTCCAGCAGCAGCAGGGTGGGGCGGGGCGCCAGCGCGCGGGCCAGCGCGACGCGCTGCTGCTGCCCGCCGCTGAGTTCATGCGGGCGGCGGCTCTCGAAGACGGTCAGGCCCACCAGGGCCAGGGTCTCGCGGGCGCGCGGCAGGCGCTGGGCGCGCGGCAGGTGCGAGAGGCCGAACAGGACGTTCCCCAGGACGCTCAGGTGCGGGAACAGCGCGTAATCCTGGAACACCAGGCCGACGCCGCGCCGTTCGGGCGGCGCGAAGGGGGTGGTCACGTTGCGTCCGCCGATGTGGACGTGCCCGCTGTCGGGCTGTTCCAGGCCCGCGATGAGGCGCAGCGTGGTGGTCTTCCCACATCCGGACGGGCCCAGCAGCGTCAGGAGTTCCCCGGCGGGCACGCTGAGGTTCAGGTCGTTCACGACCGGGGGGTGGCCGGGCGCGTAGCGTTTGCTGAGGTGGTCGAGCTGGAGGATGGGGGTCATGCCGGTTCCTTGGGGGGGCGGGGGGGTCTGGGGGCGGGGCGGCGCTCGCGGCGCAGGATCAGCAGCGTCAACACCGCGCCGCTGAGGGCCAGCGCCAGGGCGTAGGGGGCGGCGGCGGCGTACTGGGCTTCCTCGGTGTACGCCCAGACGTTGCGGGCCAGCGTCTCGAAACCGATGGGGGCCAGCAGCAGCGTCAGCGGAAGTTCCTTGAGGACACTCAGGAACACGAACGCGGCGCTGACGAGCAGCCCGGGGCGGATCAGCGGGAGCGTGACGCGGGCCAGCGCGCCCCGGCTGGTCTGCCCGAGCAGCCGCGCGGCTTCCTCCAGGCGGGGCGTGGCGGTGTTCAGGCTGGTGCGGATCGGGCCGACGGCCTCGGCGACGAAATGCAGGGTGTACGCGAGGATCAGCAGGGGGAAGGTCTGGTAGAGCGGCGGGGCGACTTTCAGGCTGAAGAACACCAGCGCCAGCGCGAACGCCAGCGGGGGCGTGGCGTACCCGAGGTACGCGGCGCGTTCCGTGAAGCGCGCCAGTCGCCCCTGCGCGCGGCTGCCAATGTACGCCAGCGGGAACGCCAGCGCGGTGGTGGTCACGGCCGCGATGGCGGCGGCGCCCAGCGCGCTCTTCAGGGCGTCTCCCAGGCTGGCCCACGCGAAGGGGTTGGTTTCCAGGCGCAGCCAGTACGCGATGGTGCCCAGCGGGACGATCAGCGCCGCGCCGGTCAGGGCCGCCACGAACGTCCAGGCCAGCGGCCGGGTGCGGCCCAGTCGGGTGGTGCGGATCTCGCGCGCCCCGCCGGGACTGACCCGCGCGAGGTGCAGGCCACGCATCAGCCGCGCCTCGAGCAGCAGGGCCGCGCCGGTCACGAGCAGCAGGCCCAGCGCCAGCCAAGCGGAGTACACCCGGTCGTACGCGGCGGTGTACTGCTGGTAGATCGCGGCGCTGAAGGTGGGAAAGCGCATCAGGCTGACCACGCTGAAGTCCCCCAGGACGTGCAGGGCGATCAGCAGCGCGCCGGACAGCCAGGCGGGCCGCAGGTACGGCAGGGTCACCTCGCGGAACGTCTGCCACGGCGTGCGGCCCAGCAGCCTCGCGGCGTCCTCCAGGGCGGGGTCCTG from Deinococcus sedimenti includes these protein-coding regions:
- a CDS encoding PaaI family thioesterase, with amino-acid sequence MTAPADMLSMAQGVLDAQPFSTLVGARATRFTPDAVEVRLALRPDLTQHHGFAHGGLQATLADITLTFMGAAALGPSVLTSEFKINFLRPAQGDTLIGRGSVLSAGKRQAVTRCDLYAAQDGQEKLVATALGTIARADVP
- a CDS encoding Appr-1-p processing protein codes for the protein MTPLTYRTGDATDPQGDGPKLLVHVCNDIGAWGRGFVLALSKLHPEPERAFKAWAAGETDQPYALGEVQFVPVRDDLTVANLIGQHDIARKNRPTAVPPVRYEAIRAGLSRVRTEAQRTQASVHMPRIGAGVAGGDWAVIEPIIEQELAAHGVPVTVYDLPPETP
- a CDS encoding MaoC family dehydratase, with protein sequence MTAPAGLRPDELAAHVGQQVALSDWVEVTQDRIQAFADATGDHQFIHVDPERAAQGPFGGTIAHGFLTLSLLAGEFMTLGGSPHIEGARMVVNYGLNRVRFIAPVRAGARLRSRAVLQSAEPGSGFVQITVANTIEIDGSDKPACTAESVYRVYL
- a CDS encoding SDR family oxidoreductase, with protein sequence MALKDLFNLTGKVALITGGSRGLGLQIAEALGEYGATVVLTARKAHELDEAKTHLAALGVTAHVYPNDLGAFDTIDPLIEQIHAEVGPIDILVNNAGATWGAPTVDHPLDAWMKVMNVNVNGLFLITQSVLKRCMIPAGKGRIVNVASVAGLQGNDPRMSPTVAYNTSKGAVVNFTRALAAEMADKGVTVNSICPGYFPTKMTKGTLAYGEQNILESTPMHRLGTDEDLKGLALLLASDASAYMTGQNIAVDGGAGVV
- a CDS encoding DUF7669 domain-containing protein; this encodes MTCRAEVLAAARSLSGGTADGTFSIQDVVQTMRTLGTRHTDAEVRLHVSTVMCRNATGKHRLNASFHDLERVSRGRYRLIPPA
- a CDS encoding ABC transporter ATP-binding protein, with the translated sequence MTPILQLDHLSKRYAPGHPPVVNDLNLSVPAGELLTLLGPSGCGKTTTLRLIAGLEQPDSGHVHIGGRNVTTPFAPPERRGVGLVFQDYALFPHLSVLGNVLFGLSHLPRAQRLPRARETLALVGLTVFESRRPHELSGGQQQRVALARALAPRPTLLLLDEPFSNLDAQLRHATRQEIRSILRAAGTTAILVTHDQEEALAFSDRIVLMRAGQAEQIGTPHDVYTRPRTAFVANFLGRSNLLSGTADRLMARTALGIIPLQEARSGPVLVSVRPEHLRFTDDAAAPEVTIQAREFKGHDVTYTVTLDGNRQELLVHAHSDDLRAEGSRARLTVTQPARPVQ
- a CDS encoding ABC transporter permease; this translates as MIRRRPPLPLLLPALLTVAGVLLPLVYLLLRALGAEGTELREIVFRTRNLELLGNTLLLTGGTLITTTLVALPLAYLAARTDLRPRRALMLAGVLPLAIPGYVGAYAMIAASGPGGTIEALTGINWPGPSGFWGALGILTLFTFPYLFLNLHAALRTQDPALEDAARLLGRTPWQTFREVTLPYLRPAWLSGALLIALHVLGDFSVVSLMRFPTFSAAIYQQYTAAYDRVYSAWLALGLLLVTGAALLLEARLMRGLHLARVSPGGAREIRTTRLGRTRPLAWTFVAALTGAALIVPLGTIAYWLRLETNPFAWASLGDALKSALGAAAIAAVTTTALAFPLAYIGSRAQGRLARFTERAAYLGYATPPLAFALALVFFSLKVAPPLYQTFPLLILAYTLHFVAEAVGPIRTSLNTATPRLEEAARLLGQTSRGALARVTLPLIRPGLLVSAAFVFLSVLKELPLTLLLAPIGFETLARNVWAYTEEAQYAAAAPYALALALSGAVLTLLILRRERRPAPRPPRPPKEPA